A region of Homo sapiens chromosome 17, GRCh38.p14 Primary Assembly DNA encodes the following proteins:
- the SEC14L1 gene encoding SEC14-like protein 1 isoform a (isoform a is encoded by transcript variant 3): MVQKYQSPVRVYKYPFELIMAAYERRFPTCPLIPMFVGSDTVNEFKSEDGAIHVIERRCKLDVDAPRLLKKIAGVDYVYFVQKNSLNSRERTLHIEAYNETFSNRVIINEHCCYTVHPENEDWTCFEQSASLDIKSFFGFESTVEKIAMKQYTSNIKKGKEIIEYYLRQLEEEGITFVPRWSPPSITTSSETSSSSSKKQAASMAVVIPEAALKEGLSGDALSSPSAPEPVVGTPDDKLDADYIKRYLGDLTPLQESCLIRLRQWLQETHKGKIPKDEHILRFLRARDFNIDKAREIMCQSLTWRKQHQVDYILETWTPPQVLQDYYAGGWHHHDKDGRPLYVLRLGQMDTKGLVRALGEEALLRYVLSINEEGLRRCEENTKVFGRPISSWTCLVDLEGLNMRHLWRPGVKALLRIIEVVEANYPETLGRLLILRAPRVFPVLWTLVSPFIDDNTRRKFLIYAGNDYQGPGGLLDYIDKEIIPDFLSGECMCEVPEGGLVPKSLYRTAEELENEDLKLWTETIYQSASVFKGAPHEILIQIVDASSVITWDFDVCKGDIVFNIYHSKRSPQPPKKDSLGAHSITSPGGNNVQLIDKVWQLGRDYSMVESPLICKEGESVQGSHVTRWPGFYILQWKFHSMPACAASSLPRVDDVLASLQVSSHKCKVMYYTEVIGSEDFRGSMTSLESSHSGFSQLSAATTSSSQSHSSSMISR, translated from the exons gcCTATGAAAGGAGGTTCCCTACATGTCCTTTGATTCCGATGTTCGTGGGCAGTGACACTGTGAATGAATTCAAGAGCGAAGATGGGGCTATTCATGTCATTGAAAGGCGCTGCAAGCTGGATGTAGATGCACCCAGACTGCTGAAGAAG attgcAGGAGttgattatgtttattttgtcCAGAAAAACTCACTGAATTCTCGGGAACGTACTTTGCACATTGAGGCTTATAATGAAACGTTTTCCAATCGGGTCATCATTAATGAGCATTGCTGCTACACC GTTCACCCTGAAAATGAAGATTGGACCTGTTTTGAACAGTCTGCAAGTTTAGatattaaatctttctttggTTTTGAAAGTACAGTGGAAAAAATTGCAATGAAACAATATACCAGCAACATTAAAAAA ggAAAGGAAATCATCGAATACTACCTTCGCCAATTAGAAGAAGAAGGCATAACCTTTGTGCCCCGTTGGAGTCCGCCTTCCATCACGACCTCTTCAGAGACATCTTCATCATCCTCCAAGAAACAAGCAGCGTCCATGGCCGTCGTCATCCCAGAAGCTGCCCTCAAGGAGGGGCTGAGTGGTGATGCCCTCAGCAGCCCCAGCGCACCTGAGCCCGTGGTGGGCACCCCTGACG ACAAACTAGATGCCGACTACATCAAGAGATACCTGGGCGATTTGACTCCGCTGCAGGAGAGCTGCCTCATTAGACTTCGCCAGTGGCTCCAGGAGACCCACAAGGGCAAA ATTCCAAAAGATGAGCATATTCTTCGGTTCCTCCGTGCACGGGATTTTAATATTGACAAAGCCAGAGAGATCATGTGTCAGTCTTTGACGTGGAGAAAGCAGCATCAGGTAGACTACATTCTTGAAACCTGGACCCCTCCTCAGGTCCTTCAGGATTACTACGCGGGAGGCTGGCATCATCACGACAAAG ATGGGCGGCCCCTCTACGTGCTCAGGCTGGGGCAGATGGACACCAAAGGCTTGGTGAGAGCGCTCGGGGAGGAAGCCCTGCTGAGATAC GTTCTCTCCATAAATGAAGAAGGGCTAAGGCGATGCGAAGAGAATACAAAAGTCTTTGGTCGGCCTATCAG CTCATGGACCTGCCTGGTGGACTTGGAAGGGCTGAACATGCGCCACTTGTGGAGACCTGGTGTGAAAGCGCTGCTGCGGATCATCGAGGTGGTGGAGGCCAACTACCCTGAGACACTGGGCCGCCTTCTCATCCTGCGGGCGCCCAGGGTATTTCCTGTGCTCTGGACGCTG GTTAGTCCGTTCATTGATGACAACACCAGAAGGAAGTTCCTCATTTATGCAGGAAATGACTACCAGGGTCCTGGAGGCCTGCTGGATTACATCGACAAAGAGATTATTCCAGATTTCCTGAGTGGGGAGTGCATG TGCGAAGTGCCAGAGGGTGGACTGGTCCCCAAATCTCTGTACCGGACTGCAGAGGAGCTGGAGAACGAAGACCTGAAGCTCTGGACTGAGACCATCTACCAGTCTGCAAGCGTCTTCAAAGGAGCCCCACATGAG ATTCTCATTCAGATTGTGGATGCCTCGTCAGTCATCACTTGGGATTTCGACGTGTGCAAAGGGGACATTGTGTTTAACATCTATCACTCCAAGAGGTCGCCACAACCACCCAAAAAGGACTCCCTGGGAGCCCACAGCATCACCTCTCCGGGTGGGAACAATGTGCAGCTCATAGACAAAGTCTGGCAGCTGGGCCGCGACTACAGCATGGTGGAGTCGCCTCTGATCTGCAAAGAAGGAGAAAGCGTGCAG GGTTCCCATGTGACCAGGTGGCCGGGCTTCTACATCCTGCAGTGGAAATTCCACAGCATGCCTGCGTGCGCCGCCAGCAGCCTTCCCCGGGTGGACGACGTGCTTGCGTCCCTGCAGGTCTCTTCGCACAAGTGTAAAGTGATGTACTACACCGAGGTGATCGGCTCGGAGGATTTCAG AGGTTCCATGACGAGCCTGGAGTCCAGCCACAGCGGCTTCTCCCAGCTGAGTGCcgccaccacctcctccagccagTCCCACTCCAGCTCCATGATCTCCAGGTAG
- the SEC14L1 gene encoding SEC14-like protein 1 isoform c (isoform c is encoded by transcript variant 5): MFVGSDTVNEFKSEDGAIHVIERRCKLDVDAPRLLKKIAGVDYVYFVQKNSLNSRERTLHIEAYNETFSNRVIINEHCCYTVHPENEDWTCFEQSASLDIKSFFGFESTVEKIAMKQYTSNIKKGKEIIEYYLRQLEEEGITFVPRWSPPSITTSSETSSSSSKKQAASMAVVIPEAALKEGLSGDALSSPSAPEPVVGTPDDKLDADYIKRYLGDLTPLQESCLIRLRQWLQETHKGKIPKDEHILRFLRARDFNIDKAREIMCQSLTWRKQHQVDYILETWTPPQVLQDYYAGGWHHHDKDGRPLYVLRLGQMDTKGLVRALGEEALLRYVLSINEEGLRRCEENTKVFGRPISSWTCLVDLEGLNMRHLWRPGVKALLRIIEVVEANYPETLGRLLILRAPRVFPVLWTLVSPFIDDNTRRKFLIYAGNDYQGPGGLLDYIDKEIIPDFLSGECMCEVPEGGLVPKSLYRTAEELENEDLKLWTETIYQSASVFKGAPHEILIQIVDASSVITWDFDVCKGDIVFNIYHSKRSPQPPKKDSLGAHSITSPGGNNVQLIDKVWQLGRDYSMVESPLICKEGESVQGSHVTRWPGFYILQWKFHSMPACAASSLPRVDDVLASLQVSSHKCKVMYYTEVIGSEDFRGSMTSLESSHSGFSQLSAATTSSSQSHSSSMISR, translated from the exons ATGTTCGTGGGCAGTGACACTGTGAATGAATTCAAGAGCGAAGATGGGGCTATTCATGTCATTGAAAGGCGCTGCAAGCTGGATGTAGATGCACCCAGACTGCTGAAGAAG attgcAGGAGttgattatgtttattttgtcCAGAAAAACTCACTGAATTCTCGGGAACGTACTTTGCACATTGAGGCTTATAATGAAACGTTTTCCAATCGGGTCATCATTAATGAGCATTGCTGCTACACC GTTCACCCTGAAAATGAAGATTGGACCTGTTTTGAACAGTCTGCAAGTTTAGatattaaatctttctttggTTTTGAAAGTACAGTGGAAAAAATTGCAATGAAACAATATACCAGCAACATTAAAAAA ggAAAGGAAATCATCGAATACTACCTTCGCCAATTAGAAGAAGAAGGCATAACCTTTGTGCCCCGTTGGAGTCCGCCTTCCATCACGACCTCTTCAGAGACATCTTCATCATCCTCCAAGAAACAAGCAGCGTCCATGGCCGTCGTCATCCCAGAAGCTGCCCTCAAGGAGGGGCTGAGTGGTGATGCCCTCAGCAGCCCCAGCGCACCTGAGCCCGTGGTGGGCACCCCTGACG ACAAACTAGATGCCGACTACATCAAGAGATACCTGGGCGATTTGACTCCGCTGCAGGAGAGCTGCCTCATTAGACTTCGCCAGTGGCTCCAGGAGACCCACAAGGGCAAA ATTCCAAAAGATGAGCATATTCTTCGGTTCCTCCGTGCACGGGATTTTAATATTGACAAAGCCAGAGAGATCATGTGTCAGTCTTTGACGTGGAGAAAGCAGCATCAGGTAGACTACATTCTTGAAACCTGGACCCCTCCTCAGGTCCTTCAGGATTACTACGCGGGAGGCTGGCATCATCACGACAAAG ATGGGCGGCCCCTCTACGTGCTCAGGCTGGGGCAGATGGACACCAAAGGCTTGGTGAGAGCGCTCGGGGAGGAAGCCCTGCTGAGATAC GTTCTCTCCATAAATGAAGAAGGGCTAAGGCGATGCGAAGAGAATACAAAAGTCTTTGGTCGGCCTATCAG CTCATGGACCTGCCTGGTGGACTTGGAAGGGCTGAACATGCGCCACTTGTGGAGACCTGGTGTGAAAGCGCTGCTGCGGATCATCGAGGTGGTGGAGGCCAACTACCCTGAGACACTGGGCCGCCTTCTCATCCTGCGGGCGCCCAGGGTATTTCCTGTGCTCTGGACGCTG GTTAGTCCGTTCATTGATGACAACACCAGAAGGAAGTTCCTCATTTATGCAGGAAATGACTACCAGGGTCCTGGAGGCCTGCTGGATTACATCGACAAAGAGATTATTCCAGATTTCCTGAGTGGGGAGTGCATG TGCGAAGTGCCAGAGGGTGGACTGGTCCCCAAATCTCTGTACCGGACTGCAGAGGAGCTGGAGAACGAAGACCTGAAGCTCTGGACTGAGACCATCTACCAGTCTGCAAGCGTCTTCAAAGGAGCCCCACATGAG ATTCTCATTCAGATTGTGGATGCCTCGTCAGTCATCACTTGGGATTTCGACGTGTGCAAAGGGGACATTGTGTTTAACATCTATCACTCCAAGAGGTCGCCACAACCACCCAAAAAGGACTCCCTGGGAGCCCACAGCATCACCTCTCCGGGTGGGAACAATGTGCAGCTCATAGACAAAGTCTGGCAGCTGGGCCGCGACTACAGCATGGTGGAGTCGCCTCTGATCTGCAAAGAAGGAGAAAGCGTGCAG GGTTCCCATGTGACCAGGTGGCCGGGCTTCTACATCCTGCAGTGGAAATTCCACAGCATGCCTGCGTGCGCCGCCAGCAGCCTTCCCCGGGTGGACGACGTGCTTGCGTCCCTGCAGGTCTCTTCGCACAAGTGTAAAGTGATGTACTACACCGAGGTGATCGGCTCGGAGGATTTCAG AGGTTCCATGACGAGCCTGGAGTCCAGCCACAGCGGCTTCTCCCAGCTGAGTGCcgccaccacctcctccagccagTCCCACTCCAGCTCCATGATCTCCAGGTAG
- the SEC14L1 gene encoding SEC14-like protein 1 isoform b (isoform b is encoded by transcript variant 6): MVQKYQSPVRVYKYPFELIMAAYERRFPTCPLIPMFVGSDTVNEFKSEDGAIHVIERRCKLDVDAPRLLKKIAGVDYVYFVQKNSLNSRERTLHIEAYNETFSNRVIINEHCCYTVHPENEDWTCFEQSASLDIKSFFGFESTVEKIAMKQYTSNIKKGKEIIEYYLRQLEEEGITFVPRWSPPSITTSSETSSSSSKKQAASMAVVIPEAALKEGLSGDALSSPSAPEPVVGTPDDKLDADYIKRYLGDLTPLQESCLIRLRQWLQETHKGKIPKDEHILRFLRARDFNIDKAREIMCQSLTWRKQHQVDYILETWTPPQVLQDYYAGGWHHHDKDGRPLYVLRLGQMDTKGLVRALGEEALLRYVLSINEEGLRRCEENTKVFGRPISSWTCLVDLEGLNMRHLWRPGVKALLRIIEVVEANYPETLGRLLILRAPRVFPVLWTLVSPFIDDNTRRKFLIYAGNDYQGPGGLLDYIDKEIIPDFLSGECMCEVPEGGLVPKSLYRTAEELENEDLKLWTETIYQSASVFKGAPHEILIQIVDASSVITWDFDVCKGDIVFNIYHSKRSPQPPKKDSLGAHSITSPGGNNVQLIDKVWQLGRDYSMVESPLICKEGESVQGSHVTRWPGFYILQWKFHSMPACAASSLPRVDDVLASLQVSSHKCKVMYYTEVIGSEDFRGSMTSLESSHSGFSQLSAATTSSSQSHSSSMISRWRFC, encoded by the exons gcCTATGAAAGGAGGTTCCCTACATGTCCTTTGATTCCGATGTTCGTGGGCAGTGACACTGTGAATGAATTCAAGAGCGAAGATGGGGCTATTCATGTCATTGAAAGGCGCTGCAAGCTGGATGTAGATGCACCCAGACTGCTGAAGAAG attgcAGGAGttgattatgtttattttgtcCAGAAAAACTCACTGAATTCTCGGGAACGTACTTTGCACATTGAGGCTTATAATGAAACGTTTTCCAATCGGGTCATCATTAATGAGCATTGCTGCTACACC GTTCACCCTGAAAATGAAGATTGGACCTGTTTTGAACAGTCTGCAAGTTTAGatattaaatctttctttggTTTTGAAAGTACAGTGGAAAAAATTGCAATGAAACAATATACCAGCAACATTAAAAAA ggAAAGGAAATCATCGAATACTACCTTCGCCAATTAGAAGAAGAAGGCATAACCTTTGTGCCCCGTTGGAGTCCGCCTTCCATCACGACCTCTTCAGAGACATCTTCATCATCCTCCAAGAAACAAGCAGCGTCCATGGCCGTCGTCATCCCAGAAGCTGCCCTCAAGGAGGGGCTGAGTGGTGATGCCCTCAGCAGCCCCAGCGCACCTGAGCCCGTGGTGGGCACCCCTGACG ACAAACTAGATGCCGACTACATCAAGAGATACCTGGGCGATTTGACTCCGCTGCAGGAGAGCTGCCTCATTAGACTTCGCCAGTGGCTCCAGGAGACCCACAAGGGCAAA ATTCCAAAAGATGAGCATATTCTTCGGTTCCTCCGTGCACGGGATTTTAATATTGACAAAGCCAGAGAGATCATGTGTCAGTCTTTGACGTGGAGAAAGCAGCATCAGGTAGACTACATTCTTGAAACCTGGACCCCTCCTCAGGTCCTTCAGGATTACTACGCGGGAGGCTGGCATCATCACGACAAAG ATGGGCGGCCCCTCTACGTGCTCAGGCTGGGGCAGATGGACACCAAAGGCTTGGTGAGAGCGCTCGGGGAGGAAGCCCTGCTGAGATAC GTTCTCTCCATAAATGAAGAAGGGCTAAGGCGATGCGAAGAGAATACAAAAGTCTTTGGTCGGCCTATCAG CTCATGGACCTGCCTGGTGGACTTGGAAGGGCTGAACATGCGCCACTTGTGGAGACCTGGTGTGAAAGCGCTGCTGCGGATCATCGAGGTGGTGGAGGCCAACTACCCTGAGACACTGGGCCGCCTTCTCATCCTGCGGGCGCCCAGGGTATTTCCTGTGCTCTGGACGCTG GTTAGTCCGTTCATTGATGACAACACCAGAAGGAAGTTCCTCATTTATGCAGGAAATGACTACCAGGGTCCTGGAGGCCTGCTGGATTACATCGACAAAGAGATTATTCCAGATTTCCTGAGTGGGGAGTGCATG TGCGAAGTGCCAGAGGGTGGACTGGTCCCCAAATCTCTGTACCGGACTGCAGAGGAGCTGGAGAACGAAGACCTGAAGCTCTGGACTGAGACCATCTACCAGTCTGCAAGCGTCTTCAAAGGAGCCCCACATGAG ATTCTCATTCAGATTGTGGATGCCTCGTCAGTCATCACTTGGGATTTCGACGTGTGCAAAGGGGACATTGTGTTTAACATCTATCACTCCAAGAGGTCGCCACAACCACCCAAAAAGGACTCCCTGGGAGCCCACAGCATCACCTCTCCGGGTGGGAACAATGTGCAGCTCATAGACAAAGTCTGGCAGCTGGGCCGCGACTACAGCATGGTGGAGTCGCCTCTGATCTGCAAAGAAGGAGAAAGCGTGCAG GGTTCCCATGTGACCAGGTGGCCGGGCTTCTACATCCTGCAGTGGAAATTCCACAGCATGCCTGCGTGCGCCGCCAGCAGCCTTCCCCGGGTGGACGACGTGCTTGCGTCCCTGCAGGTCTCTTCGCACAAGTGTAAAGTGATGTACTACACCGAGGTGATCGGCTCGGAGGATTTCAG AGGTTCCATGACGAGCCTGGAGTCCAGCCACAGCGGCTTCTCCCAGCTGAGTGCcgccaccacctcctccagccagTCCCACTCCAGCTCCATGATCTCCAG atGGCGATTTTGCTGA